A window of Kocuria sp. TGY1127_2 genomic DNA:
GTGTTGAGATATGACATCACCCAGCCCTGCTCAGGACCAGCCGAATCCCAAGCACCGCGGTTCCTTGGTGTACCGCTCGAGGATCACTATTCTGCTTTCGGTCGCGGGGCTTGTGGCCACGATGCTCTCCAGCACACGGTATGGCATGGCTGCGCTGGTCGTGTCGATGATTCTGATGATCCTGGCGGCCGTCTGGTGCATCCTGACCATGATTGCGCTCAAAAAGGTCCGTGGGCAGTGGATCGGCTATTTCGTCTTGGCGCTCGTTCTACTGGCCAACTTCTATTTCGCCGCCAACGCCGGTATCAATCTGGCCATGTGGTCAGTTACCTCGGAATACCGTGAATGCGTTCAGAATTCCCTCACCATCTCATCCAACAGCGGTTGCCAGCAGAGCCTGTACGACTCGCTGATGAACTCGTTGACCGGACGCTAGGCATTGCGGGCCATGACGTTGTGGTCACCGCGCCGAGGATGAAGGAACAAGCCCCTGGATTGCACGATGGGTGGCAATGCAGCGCCGTCGATAGTCATCGAGACGCTGAAAAGCGGGGATGGCGATGCAGCGGGGACTCAGTCGGCGGACTCGCGGGCGGAGTGCTACCGCACTCGTAAGGCGTCGAGCGCGAGGTCGCGAAGTCTGCACTCCTGCTCGGGCCTTCCAGCGCGGGCTGTGGCCAGGAAGATGCCAAGCAGCAGGACCGCCACATCGTCCGCCTCGACGTCGCCGCGCAAGGTGCCGTCCGCGACGCCGGTCCGGAGCAGCAGCTCCACGGACTCGGCCACCCGGCGGCGGATAAGCGGACGAGAGGGTCTGGGCGTGGAGAGCTCGGTTCGGATGGCGTCGAGCATTCCGTGCTTGGTGGCGGCGAACCTGGCATGTCGCGCGGCCCATTCGCGCAGCGCCTGGTCGCCAGGGAGGCGGCGGCTGAGGTCTTCGGCCTCGTCCTGCAGCGCGTCGAGCTGGGTCGCGTAGACGGCTTCGACGAGCGCGTCGCGGGTTGGGAAGTGTCGGTAGAGGGTCCCGATACCGACGCCTGCCTCCCCGGCGATTGCCTCGAGGGAGGAAGAGCGGTTCTTATCCGTCAGGGCGTGAGTCGCGGCCTTGATCAGTCGCTCCCGGTTGCGCTGTGCATCCGCGCGGAGTGGTCTCTCCGGGGCGGGTGGGGTGGTGCCGATTTTTGACGATGATTCTTGCATGCGGAGGAACCTCCGGTTACTGTGGGTCTGGAAACGGAGTAACCTCCGCTTTACCTCATCATTCTATATGAAGGGTCGTCACCATGCCTGCTCATCACAACACAGACGCCCAGCGCCCCGGAGGTCCGGGGTCGATCGCCGGCCGCACGGTCGCTAGGGTCGGATACGGGGCGATGCAGCTCGTGCGATCGAGCACCGACCGCACCGCAGCGATCTCACTCCTGCGCCGAACCGTCGAGCTCGGGGTGGACCACATCGACACCGCCCAGTTCTACGGGGACCAGCTGGTCAACGAGTATCTGGGGGAAGCGATCCGGCCCGAGGACGGCGTGGTGATCGTCAGCAAGGTCGGCTTCGACCCGAACCCCGGCGGGCAATTCCCGATGCGCCCGGCTCAGCGTCCGGAGGAGCTGCGCGCGAGTGTCACGACCAATCTTCGGACCCTGAAGCTGGACCAGATCCCCGTCGTAAACCTGCGTCGGCCGGAGCACGAGAGTCGCATGCCTCTGCCCGCGGATCAGGCGGTGGGCCTGGATGACCAGCTCGAGGCCATGACTGCGATGCGTGAGGAGGGGCTGATCGGCGACTTCGGGATCAGCAATGCCCCGGAGAGCGAGGTCCGCCGCGCGATCTCCGCTGGGATCGTCTGCGTGCAGAATGCCTACGGTCTGTTGTCCCGCGGGGACGAGGCGATCGGCGCTCTGTGCCAGGAGGAGGGCATCGCCTGGGTCCCGTTTTTCCCCTTGGGCAGCGCATTTCCCGGGACGCCCTCGGTCAGCGATCTCCCCGCGGCTCGTGACGTGGCCGCTGCGCTCGGCGCCACGCCTTCCCAGGTCGGTCTCGCCTGGCTGCTCCACCATTTCCCGACCTGCTTGCTCATCCCGGGCACGGGGTCCGTCGATCATCTCGAGGAGAACATCGCCGCCGGCTCCCTGGTGCTGGACGATCAGATGCTCGCCGACCTCGACCGGGCCGCGACGGTCTGAACCTCGGCGAGCCTCTTTGCCCGTGGAGCGGCTGCCGTACTGCCCGCGACCGCGGCATCGAGGTGGAACAGCTCGGCCAGCGGGGAGCGCTTGTTGATGTCGGCTCCGGCGCCCGGTAGCGCTGTTCCACCGCCGAGCTCGGGTCCTAGCTTTTGCAGGTCATGGGGCGCCGACGTTGAAGCCTCCTCCGAGCTGCCTGAGCGAGAGACCGGGCAGTCGCCGCCCGGGTCCACCATGACAACTATCATCACCCGCACACCGCCTGCGGCGACCAGCTTCCTGCCTCATGGCTCCATGACTCCATGCCAGCGTTGACAACGCCATGACCGACGAGAACTAGGTCCTCGCCTTATCGTTCATTTCCGGCGCCGACCGGGCCGCGCGATCACCGGACGATTTTCCGGAACGGTGTGGGGCTTCTCGGGGACGGAAGGCTCAGATTCCTCGGGTTCCGGCGCCTTAGTTCTGGGTCCCCGTTCCTGCTCCTCTGTGGAGGGTTCTTCCGGCGTCGCATCCGGGCCGGCCCACGGCAGATCTGATTCCTCATGGGGAGCCGCGGAAGCCTCCGGCGGTTCAAGCGGCGCCTTGTCATCCGTGGACGACGACTGTGCTTGGTCGGGCCCCGGCCGGAACTTGCGCAATCGTGCGAGCGCGCTGACCTGGTCGGAGTCGCGCTCCTTCGATTCTGCTTCCGGCTCCGGAGCGGCCGACGAGGCGGCCTCCGGCCCGGGATCGGGTGCCTGGGAGACTTTGGCCGAGGAGGCTCTGACCCCGGAATTCTTCGGTTGGGCCGGTCGTTCTGGGGAATTCCCGTTCTGGGGTGAGACCGGCTCCGAATCAGGTCTCGATGCCATGGTCCGAACTCGTGATTTCCGGTCAGGGGAATTTTGGGCGGGGATCTTGGGCTTGGACGGCTCTTTCCCTCTTCCTTTCACACCTCGGGCCGGGCGGGGCTCATGGCTGACATCGGTCGTCGGGTCGTGCTCGATCCACGGGCCAATGAGCTGACCGATGATCGCACCGATGGCTATGGTCACTGCGGTCCAGAGACCCGTCGTCCAGGGATGCGGGCCGAAATCGGTGAAGCGTCCCACACCCAAAGACCCGTGTGCCAACGCCGCGAACAGGCACGCGGCCAAGCCGACAAGCGCCCCCAAGGAAATGGCCAGGATCAGCCCGGACAGCACGGCGGCCAGCCATCGCCACGCGAGCTTGAGGGTCAGCCACTCATCGAGATGGTTCTCCCCGTCCCGAATGAAGTACCAGCCGGCCATGGCGCCCGCGAGAATCGGAAGTGCAAGGACAACATAGGCCCACGTGGTTGGTTCTGCCGGAACGGCGCCGAGGATCGGAAGAGACGGCAGAGCACCTGCATGAGTCGCGGCGGGCGAAATCACAGTTCCCTGGCCGACGGCGAATCCTGCCCCGTTGCCCCAAGCCATCCCGAAAATCATCAGATTGGGCAGCAAAGCGAACTGAACGAGGGTCACCGAGATATCGCCGAGGAACCCCGCATGGAGCCCTTGGTAGAGAGAAATCATGCGGTTCCAGTGGAAAAAGATCGAAAGGCCCGTGAGCAAAGCACCCGTCGCAAGGATCCCGACGATGCCGACCCATGCCGCCCGAATGAGCGATACAACGTATGCTCCGGTCCACCTCGAATATTGGCTGTAGCGTTCGGACAGCTTTTCCGGGTCTATCCCCACCAGGCGCAACCACGAGCCCGCAACCTGGTGACCGCCCCAGAACATACCGACCATCAAGACTCCGAGTGGAACGATCGCGGAGACCACCGGATTGCTCGAAAGCGCGGACGTGCTCGTGACGAGGCTCAAGGCAGCCCCGATGACGATGTACATCACGGCCCCGCCCACGAGGGCCTGCCAGAATTGTCCCTCGTAGGACGCCCGAGCGAGCCTTTTCCCGGCTCGGCGCGCAAAGAGGAGCAAGACCACGGTCAGTCCGAGCGGGGTGAAGGTCGCAAGACCCTCGACCGCCTCCGTGGATTCCGACATGGGAATGTCAATGTGGAGCCCCACGCCGTGTCCGGCGAGCCACAGCTGACCGGTTCCGGCGAGCACGGCCACCGGCGATCCCGGGAAACCCAGTGAAGCCCAACCGATCAGGACCAGGACGAGAATGACAAACCACGATCCGAGGCTGGTCAGGAGGATTTCGATCATCGCCTGAAGCCAGAGCGGCATAGGCAACGACCGGGAAGGCGAGGGGCTACGAGGCGTCTTCTTCATCGCCTCTCATCATGTCACGCGGCACGGCCTTTGGCTTTTAATCCACAGTTCAATCTGACGTCATCTGAACCTCGCACGAAAGTTCGGGTCAGACGGTTGCCTTGGATTGTGCGAATCCTGATGGTTGCGGAATCTTTTGTCCCTCATCTCAGCGGTGTCACGACCTCGCTCTTGCGAAGCGCCGAGAACCTGCGTCGGCGTGGCCACGAGGTGATGCATGTGGCCCCGTCCGGTCGCGGGTTCAAGCCCTCGGACTGGTCCCCTGCTTTGTTTCCGCGCTTCCCCCGCGTGGTCCCGTCCGGCGCCATACCCGAGGTCCGGCCGTGGCCAGAGGACTCCTCCCCCGTTGCCTTGGCCCCTGGGCAGGCGTTCGAAGAGATCGAGGACGTCCCGACCCTTCGTCTGCCTTCGTTGCCATTGGCCGGTTATCCCACGCTCCGCTTCTCCCTGGGAACTGTGGCTGCCGTTCGTCGGATCATGGCCGACTATCGGCCCGACATCGTGCACGTCGCGTCGCCTTTCGTTCTGGGGGCTCGCGCGGTGACCGCGGCCAAGGGCCTCGGAATACCGTCGGTCGCCGTGTACCAAACGGACGTAGCCGCTTATACGCACCGGTATGGGATGTCGTGGCTCGCGGCAACGGCCGACAGACGCATAGCAGCGATCCACTCGAATGCGACCCTGACACTGGCTCCTTCCCGGTCGTCCATGGCTTATTTGGAGTCTTTGGGTGTCCCACGGGTCTTCAGATGGGGCCGCGGCGTCGATACCGGACTCTTCAACCCCAGTCGCCGCAGATTGTCGATTCGGTCCTCCTTGGGCGCAGGGCCGGACGATCTCCTCGTCGGTTTCGTGGGACGCCTTGCATCGGAAAAGCAGGTCGAGGACTTGCGCGTGATTCAGTCGCTGCCGGGGGTCAGGCTCGTGGTGATCGGAGGCGGGCCTGAGGCCCAGCGCCTCCAATCGACATTGCACCGGGCCGTCTTCGCCGGCCAGCTGACCGGGACAGTACTGGCCGAGCACATGGCGAGCCTCGATGTCTTCACACATCCGGGCGAATTCGAGACTTTCGGCCAAACCCTTCAGGAAGCCATGGCCTCGGGCGTGGCGACTGTGGCTGTAGGAAAGGGCGGGCCACTGGACATCATCGACGACGACGTGACCGGCAGGCTCTACGAGCCTGGGCAGCTCGGTATGCTGCGCACCATCGTGGAATCCCTCAGGGACAACCGATCGAGGTCCCGCCTGGCCGCCAACGGGCGCGAGGCCATGGAAACGAAATCCTGGGCCGCGACGTCGCTCAAGCTGGAGAACTACTACCATCGTGCCGCAGAATTCCACAGGACGCGGCAGTTGAGTCGCTGGAGGGACGAGCACCCCAGCGCCGGAGACAGAAACAGCCAGACCTCGTCACGCCATGGCGCCTCTGGTCACGGTCGACGGATCGAGTCGGTCTAGTTTTCCTTCCAGGGATTCTGCGCCTGGACACCCCACGACCGATAAACGTCTGATTTCGAGGAGATCACCGTCAAATCGTGGACCAGAGCCGTGGCGGCCACCAGGCCTTCCACTGCGGCGCCGGTCCACGACGCACCGGGGTTCTGACCGGTGCGCAGAATCGACTGGGGAGTCGACCGGCCCGCCCATTCCCGGGCGACCTCCGAATCCACGTCGAGGACATGATCGTCGAATCTTTCGATTAACTCCTCCAGCCATCGTTCCGTTTCCTGCTGCGGGTACAAGCCCCGTAGCTCTCCCAAGGAGAGCGTCGAGAGAAAGAGGGTCCGGTGGGCCCGGCGGCGCAGGAAAGCAACGATCGTGGGATTCGGCCTGGATCGACGGATTTCCGCAAGGACATCCGAGTCGAGCAGGAGGCCCCGTGAGCCTGAACTCATGCGGCGCTTTCGACCGCCAACTCGACGATCGGCTCGCCGGTTCCGGCGGGTGCCAGCAGGAAGTTGAGGAACTCTGACCGTGCGGAGTCGACGCGGGCGTAGTCCTGAATGCTCATGGCCTGATAGCCACGAGATACGGGAACGGCCGAGGAAAAATCGGGACGGGCGGTGTTATTGGACATTGCCATCAGCGCGAGCGCGCAATCCTTTCGATGCTCTTGCCTATACCAAACTATTTCTGCCGCGTACGGCGAATATAGACCGCTTCGTCATCCGAGCCACCCTTGAACATGGGGTTGGCGCTCAACCAAGTCGGAGCTTGTCAGTTGAGTCTCTTGAAGCTGTGTTCAAGCATACCCAGGGATCGGCCGTCTTGAAAAGTCTCTCCTCTGAAGTTTTCCTCAGAGGTACTAGATTGGAAGTTATGCCATTTCCCGCTCAGCAGATGCCGGTATCTGTCGCGCAGATCATCAAAGCAGTCGGCCACAACGCGTTTGGCCGCGGCGAGCGCTACTACCGCGCGGGCAAAGTGCTGTCCGCCGCGTACGACGCCGATAGCCTGACCTTCTCATCCAAGGTTTCCGGCAGCGAGCGGCACACCTATTCACAGACCGTCATCTTTCCCGAAGAGACGAGCCCTCACTCGGCGCCTTTCCACTCTTTCTGTTCGTGCCCGGTGGGAACCAATTGCAAGCACGTGGTCGCCGCGCTCCTGGGTTGGTTTCACGAAGGCGGTTGGGGCGCTCCCTCGGAGTCGCAGCCCATTCGGTCTGCTTCCCAAGCAGATCATGAGGATCCGAGCGCGACGTCAAACGATGATTCCGTACCTGAGGCCGTCAAGCGCTGGTCCGAGGACTCCGGCGTGTCCTTGCCCGCGTCGGCGTTGGAGACCTTCACGAGTTTCAAGAAGAGCGACGACTCGGGTGAAGCGCCCTCGAATCGCGCCTTGGGTGACATGCAGTCCTCGTGGCGCCGGCAAATGACTAGGGCGCTTCAGTCGCAACGGACCTACGGGAGCCAGCACTCGAATCCAGTTCCCAGCGCGCTGGACCTCGACGTCGAGGTACCTCAGCATTACTGGTTCGGTCGCCAGTCCAGCGATTCGCCGGCGCCGGTTCGGCTCACCGCCCGCCCTCTGAAATTGGGCACTCGGGGCCGCTGGATCAAGGGGGGATTGAACTGGAACGTCTTCTCGGGGTCCCCCCAGCAAGATGTTGGCATACCCCCGGAGCACGCGGCCTGGTTCCGCGAATTCTATTCCGTGGTCCAGCCCGACCAGAACATGTACGCCTCGACGCACGATTACGTTTCGCTGGACCACGTGTCCTCGCCCCTCGTGTGGGACCTCTTGGAGAGAGCTGCGGGGTTGGGCATCGCGCTGCTGGTCCGCGGCAGGCCGGTCGCCGTCGGACTCGCCCCCGAAACCCGACTCGAGTTGCGCGTCGGTCGGAACGAAGCCGGAGGTTTGGATGTTTCCCCGGGGTTCCGGCTGGCTCTCGACCGGGAGGACGACGGCAAGGAGAACCCTTCGACGAACTGGGTCCCCGCGAATTCGGCCTTTCCACTGGGCAATACCCATGCACCCCAGGCGTATTTTGCATTGGGCGGAACGCTGCACGCGGAATACCTCAGAGACGCAGAGGCGTCGTCGGCCTGGGGAAGCTCCCGACCTAGCCCCCTCCCCGAACTGGCCGCCGCGGCCCTGGAAGAAGAATGGGTCTCGGATGACACCGAACTTCTCTTCATGCCTCTCGCGGAAACGCCCAGTCAACTGGCCCGATCGATCGCCGAGGACGGCGGACTGACCGTCCCCGAGCCGGACGTTCGGGATTTCGCCGAAGACTTCTACCCCCAGATTGCGCGCCGGGTTCCGATTTTCGCGGATGATGACGCCGTATCGGCCCTCCCTGAAGTCCAAGAACCCAAGCTGATTTTCGAGGTGTCTTTCGACGGGAGCGAGTCGGATCCGGAGGGTGTCTCGATTTTTCCGGCCTCGTCCGACTGGTACTGGAGCTATCCCGAGTCGCCCGTGGTGTGGCCGGATGATCCGAGTGAAACGCCAGAGAATCTGCACTCGGGAGGGGCCGAAGGTCAGGGTCGGATTCGCGTTCCGGTCAGCGTCGGACACCCGGATCCGTTCCGCGAGGTCCGGGACAACGAACTCGAGCATTCGGTGATTTCGGAAATCCGTCGCGCTCTGCCCGAAATCCCTTTCCGGCAGACACGCGTGTCTGGCTGGGAGACTCACGACCTGGTCGAACGGGTCATCCCTGCCGTCGAGGCCATGCCGCACGCAACGGTGGTGATCCACGGCGAACTCCCGGAATTCAAGTCCCTGGATTCGGACGCGCAGATCACGGTCTCGGTCGAGTCCACGGGGGACCGGGACTGGTTCGACCTCGGGGTCACGGTTCGTGCCGGCGCCTGGTATGTCCCCTTCGCGGATATCTTCCGGGCTCTCGACTCGGGGCAAAAGCATTTGCTGCTCGGAGACGGTTCCTATTTCCGGCTGGACCGCCCCGAATTCCACAAGCTTCGTGATCTGATCTCGGAAGCCCGCCAACTGCAGGACCAGTCCGCGCCGCTGCAAATCAGCCGGCACCAGGCCGGTTTGTGGGAGGATCTCGAGGACCTGGCGACGGACGTCCATGTCGCCGAAGAATGGAATCAGTCGGTCCAGGCCCTTCTCGAGCTCGAGGAGATTCCGCCCGTGGAACTGCCCGCGGACCTGACGGCTACGCTTCGCCCGTACCAGCTCGAGGGCTTCCGGTGGCTCGCTTTCCTCTACGATCATCGCCTGGGCGGGATCCTGGCAGACGACATGGGGCTTGGAAAAACCGTGCAAACGATCGCCATGTTCCTGCACGCTTTCGAGGTATTCCGCCAGGAACGTTCCGGCGCCGCCACCCGGCCGCGATTCCTCGTCGTCGCGCCCACATCGGTCGCCCCGAACTGGGAACGTGAGATCCACAGATTTGCTCCGTCGTTGTCGACGGCGCTCGTGAGCACCTCCTCTGCCAAGGCCAAGAAAACCGTGGCGGCTAGGACCCAAGGCGCCGATGTTGTCATCACCTCGTATGCGCTGTTGAGACTCGACGAAGGCCAATACAACGAGCTGGGACTGACTGGGCTGGTACTCGACGAAGCCCAGTTCATCAAGAATGCCAAGACCAAGGCTCACCGAATTGCGCGTGAACTGTCCGCGCCCTTCAAATTGGTCGTCACGGGCACCCCGATGGAGAACGATCTGATGGAACTGTGGTCGATGTTCTCCATCGCTGCCCCTGGCCTTTTCCCGTCAGCCAGAAAATTCCGCGACAACTATGCCAGACCCATCACCAACAGCGAGGATCCCCAGGCCCTGCCGAGGCTGCGCAAAAGGGTTCGTCCGCTCATGATGCGGCGCACCAAAGAACTTGTCGCCGCGGAGCTTCCCGAGAAGCAAGAACACCGGGTTGATCTGGCACTCTCCGATGAACATCGCAAGGTCTACGACACACGCCTTCAGCGCGAACGCCAGAAAATTCTCGGTCTGCTCCAGGAGATGGACAAGAACCGGTTCACCATCTTCCAGTCCCTCACGATGCTGCGGCGGCTCTCCCTGGCGGCGGGCCTCGTGGACGAAGAACAGGAACATGTCGACTCGGCGAAATTGACCTATTTGCGTGAGCAATTACCGGAAATCATCGAGGACGATCACCGGGCACTGGTTTTCAGCCAGTTCACGAGCTTCCTGAAATTGATCGCGAAGGTGCTCGAGGAAGAAGGAATTCCGTATTTGTACCTGGACGGGTCGACGCGAAACCGCGGAGCGATCTTGGACGCGTTCAACCGCGGCGAAGCACCGATCTTCTTGATCAGTCTCAAAGCGGGCGGATTCGGTCTGAACCTGACCGCCGCGGATTACTGCTTCATCATGGATCCCTGGTGGAATCCCGCGGCCGAGGCCCAGGCCGTGGACCGTACGCACCGTATCGGGCAGAAGCGCAACGTCATGGTCTACCGGCTCGTCTCCGCAGGGACCATCGAAGAGAAGGTCATGGACCTCAAAGAGTCCAAGGCAGCCCTGTTCAACGCCGTCATGGACGAGGGTGAAGTTTTCTCCTCCGCTCTGGGCGCCGATGAGATTAGGGGCCTGATTGAGAGCTGAGGGCCGACGACAAAGCCCTGTTCTCGCGCAATAGCCCTTGTCAAACACGCAGTGTTAACACGGCCGAGTACCGATGTTCACGCGTATGGGTTAATGTTGATCCGGTTACCCATCAGTAAACTTATGATTACGTTACCGATCGCTGAGACTCTATGAACACAACTGAACAGACCGAGACCTTATCCGAAGAATTGAGCGAGCTCACCGGGAGCGACTCCAACCCTCACTCCCCGACCGGAACCGAACGGTACGCTCCCAGCAAGACCAATTGGAAGGTCTTCTTGGGTGCGGCCCTCGGAACCCTTTTGATCTCTCTCTGGGCGCTCATCGCCCCCGACTCAGCGAGTTCGGTTCTCGGAACCGTGGTGGCCTGGGTCTCCCAGAATTTCGGTTGGTTCTACATTCTCACCGGAACCGTGGTCCTGGTTTTCATTGTGATCATTGCCGCGAGCAAACAAGGCAAAATTCGCTTAGGCCCGGACCATTCCAGGCCTCAATTCCCTCTCTTCTCGTGGGCAGCCATGTTGTTCGCGGCCGGTATCGGCGTGGACCTGATGTTCTATTCTGTCCTCGAACCAGTCACGCAGTATTACACCCCCGCTCAGGGAAACGGTGAATCCGCCGAGGCCGCACGCCAAGCCGTCGTCTGGACCCTGTTCCACTACGGCCTGACCGGTTGGGGCATGTACGCCCTCATGGGCCTGGCCTTCGGATATTTCGCATACCGGTTCAACTTGCCCTTGTCGATCCGTTCGGCCCTGTACCCCATTATTGGCAAGCGCATCAAGGGAGCCGCGGGCGACGCCGTCGACATCGCCGCTCTGCTCGGCACCATTTTCGGTGTCGCGACGTCGCTCGGGATCGGCGTCGTGCAGATCAACTACGGCCTTCAATTCCTCTTCGACGTCCCGCAGGGAGTCGGCGTGCAGGCGGGTCTCATCGCGGTCTCCGTGCTGATGGCCATTGCCTCCGCCGTATCCGGTGTGGACAAGGGGATACGGCGCTTGTCCGAGCTGAACATCTACTTGGCCATTGCTTTGCTGCTGTACGTCCTGATCTTCGGAGACACCGATTTCCTGATGAACGGCCTGATCATGAACATGGGCGACTACCTCAGCCGGTTCCCCGGCATGACGCTGGACGCGATGGCCTTCGATCATCCCAGCGACTGGATGAACACGTGGACCCTTTTCTTCTGGGCCTGGTGGGTCGCTTGGTCCCCCTTCGTGGGATTATTCCTCGCCCGCATTTCGCGCGGACGCACCATCCGTCAGTTCGTGGTGGGCACCCTGACCATTCCTTTCGCTTTCATTCTGATCTGGATCTCGATCTTCGGTAACTCCGCGCTGAACCTGATCTACGAACAAAAGGACTCGGCCTTCGGCGAGACGATCATGAACACCCCGGAGCAGGCTTTCTACACATTGCTCGCCCAGTATCCGGGTGCGACCGCGGCCGCTGCCGTCGCGACCTTCACGGGTCTGCTGTTCTATGTTACGAGCGCCGATTCGGGTGCGCTCGTGATGTCGAACTTCGCCTCGACCATCGAGGATCCCAATGAGGACGGTCCGAAGTGGATGCGCATTTTCTGGGCTGCGGCTACGGGCCTGTTGACGCTGGCTATGCTGCTGATCGGCGGAATCGCAACACTGCAATCGGCCACCATCGTCTTCGGCCTCCCCTTCGCGATCGTCCTCTATCTGGTGATGTTCGGCCTGTGGAAGGCGCTCCGCGTGGAGAGCGCGGACATGGCTTCCCGCGATGCCGCCTACGCCGGTGTCCGGGCCGCGAATCGCGCGATGTCGATCGAGCCGTCTTCCTCGACGCGCAGCTGGCGCCAACGCTTGACCCGCTCCGTCTCCTATCCCGGCCAGAAGGCGACGACCCGTTACCTGGAGACCGTCGTTTCCCCGGCGCTGGAGGAAGTCTGCGAAGCCCTGCGGACCGAAGGCGTGGACGCGATCGTCGAGCGCGGTGTCGATCCCGCGACCACGATTCCTTACGTGACTC
This region includes:
- the betT gene encoding choline BCCT transporter BetT gives rise to the protein MNTTEQTETLSEELSELTGSDSNPHSPTGTERYAPSKTNWKVFLGAALGTLLISLWALIAPDSASSVLGTVVAWVSQNFGWFYILTGTVVLVFIVIIAASKQGKIRLGPDHSRPQFPLFSWAAMLFAAGIGVDLMFYSVLEPVTQYYTPAQGNGESAEAARQAVVWTLFHYGLTGWGMYALMGLAFGYFAYRFNLPLSIRSALYPIIGKRIKGAAGDAVDIAALLGTIFGVATSLGIGVVQINYGLQFLFDVPQGVGVQAGLIAVSVLMAIASAVSGVDKGIRRLSELNIYLAIALLLYVLIFGDTDFLMNGLIMNMGDYLSRFPGMTLDAMAFDHPSDWMNTWTLFFWAWWVAWSPFVGLFLARISRGRTIRQFVVGTLTIPFAFILIWISIFGNSALNLIYEQKDSAFGETIMNTPEQAFYTLLAQYPGATAAAAVATFTGLLFYVTSADSGALVMSNFASTIEDPNEDGPKWMRIFWAAATGLLTLAMLLIGGIATLQSATIVFGLPFAIVLYLVMFGLWKALRVESADMASRDAAYAGVRAANRAMSIEPSSSTRSWRQRLTRSVSYPGQKATTRYLETVVSPALEEVCEALRTEGVDAIVERGVDPATTIPYVTLTEKMDGERDFTYQVYPVAWPTPSYLLNPAKTEDNYYRLEPFALTGSRGYDVYGYTKEQLIHDVLDNHERHIEFIRISGPTVEEAGSTEIIGSSVATTDWSMDFTAPQDIPVTDQEAPDKSPAEEGTK